The proteins below come from a single Vitis vinifera cultivar Pinot Noir 40024 chromosome 9, ASM3070453v1 genomic window:
- the LOC100241716 gene encoding putative cyclic nucleotide-gated ion channel 7 isoform X1, whose protein sequence is MFDCGYKSQYIGGQREKFVRLDDLDSTLSVPSDGMNRCAFSLAGLTPWGRPNRHSSKSFRIGVKRGSEGLRHIGRQLRSEITKAMFPEDLKVSEKKIFDPQDKSLLLWNRLFVISCILAVSVDPLFFYLPIVDHQSSCLGIDPNLAVTTTTVRTIIDAFYLIRMAFQFRTAYIAPSSRVFGRGELVIDPAEIAKRYLQRFFFIDFLAVFPLPQIIVWKFLRKGEGLEVLETKQQLLVVVFLQYIPRFVRFIPLTSELKRTAGVFAETAWAGAAYYLLWYMLASHILGAFWYLFAVERYDACWHKACVESGKCEVNFLYCGNQHMKGYGAWQNISKTVIGMMCSLNDDNPPFNYGIYTQALSSDIIASESFFTKYCYCLWWGLQNLSTLGQGLQTSTYAGEVLFSITLAILGLILMALLIGNMQTYLQSLTVRLEEMRIKRRDSEQWMHHRMLPQGLRERVRRYDQYKWLETRGVDEESLVQTLPKDLRRDIKRHLCLNLVRRVPLFANMDERLLDAICERLQPSLFTEKTYIVREGDPVDEMLFIIRGRLESVTTDGGRSGFFNRGLLKEGDFCGEELLTWALDPKSSSNLPSSTRTVKALTEVEAFALTAEELKFVAGQFRRLHSRQVQQTFRFYSQQWRTWAACFIQAAWRRYSRRKMAELRRKEEVEEYEEEEEYGEEDKEARRLVGDGGGSSTLGATILASRFAANALRGIQRFRSSSSTELFKLQKPPEPDFTIEDTD, encoded by the exons ATGTTCGATTGTGGTTACAAGTCACAGTATATTGGTGGCCAAAGAGAGAAATTTGTAAG GTTGGATGACCTGGATTCAACATTGTCAGTGCCGTCTGACGGTATGAATAGATGTGCATTTAGTTTAGCAGGACTGACCCCTTGGGGTCGTCCTAACCGCCATTCCTCCAAATCCTTCAGAATAGGAGTGAAAAGGGGTTCTGAAGGGCTCAGGCATATTGGTCGACAACTTAGATCTGAAATAACGAAGGCAATGTTCCCGGAAGATCTTAAAGTATCTGAGAAAAAGATATTTGACCCTCAAGACAAATCCCTCCTACTCTGGAATAGGCTTTTCGTCATATCATGTATTCTTGCTGTATCTGTGGATCCTTTGTTCTTTTATCTTCCTATTGTCGATCACCAATCAAGTTGCCTTGGCATAGATCCCAACTTAGCTGTCACAACTACAACTGTTCGTACGATAATTGATGCTTTCTACCTTATTCGCATGGCTTTCCAATTTCGCACAGCTTATATTGCACCATCATCTAGAGTTTTTGGAAGGGGAGAACTTGTGATAGATCCTGCGGAAATAGCTAAGCGATATTTACAGCGGTTTttcttcattgattttcttgCTGTGTTTCCCCTGCCACAG ATTATAGTTTGGAAATTTCTCCGCAAGGGAGAAGGCTTGGAGGTGTTGGAAACTAAACAGCAGCTACTTGTTGTTGTCTTTCTTCAATATATTCCCAGATTTGTCCGGTTTATACCTCTAACTTCAGAACTAAAAAGGACTGCAGGTGTCTTTGCTGAAACTGCTTGGGCTGGTGCTGCATACTACTTGCTGTGGTACATGCTTGCCAGTCAT ATTCTTGGAGCTTTTTGGTACTTATTTGCTGTAGAACGCTATGATGCATGCTGGCATAAAGCCTGTGTTGAGAGTGGGAAATGTGAGGTTAATTTTTTGTACTGTGGGAATCAGCATATGAAAGGTTATGGTGCTTGGCAAAATATCAGCAAGACTGTTATTGGTATGATGTGTTCCCTTAATGATGACAATCCACCATTCAATTATGGAATCTACACCCAGGCTCTAAGTTCCGATATTATTGCCTCTGAGAGTTTCTTTACTAAATATTGTTACTGTTTATGGTGGGGCCTACAAAATTTGAG TACACTTGGACAGGGGCTACAAACCAGTACTTATGCTGGAGAGgttttgttttcaataacaCTAGCTATTTTGGGGCTTATCCTTATGGCACTACTGATTGGAAACATGCAG ACCTATCTTCAATCCCTGACTGTTCGGCTGGAGGAGATGAGGATTAAAAGGCGCGACTCGGAGCAGTGGATGCATCATCGCATGCTTCCTCAAGGGTTGAGGGAACGAGTAAGACGGTATGATCAATACAAGTGGTTGGAAACAAGGGGAGTGGATGAGGAGAGCTTGGTCCAGACTCTACCCAAAGACCTCAGGAGGGATATTAAACGCCATCTCTGTCTCAACTTGGTTAGAAGG GTTCCTCTGTTTGCAAATATGGATGAAAGATTGCTTGATGCCATTTGTGAGAGGCTGCAACCGAGTTTATTCACGGAAAAAACTTACATAGTGCGGGAAGGGGACCCAGTAGACGAGATGCTCTTCATCATACGCGGTCGCCTTGAGAGTGTGACTACAGATGGTGGGAGGAGTGGGTTTTTTAACCGAGGCCTACTGAAAGAAGGGGACTTCTGCGGAGAGGAGCTTCTAACTTGGGCTCTGGACCCTAAATCTTCTTCCAACTTACCATCATCCACCCGCACGGTGAAGGCTTTGACTGAGGTCGAGGCTTTTGCCTTAACAGCAGAGGAGTTGAAGTTTGTTGCAGGTCAGTTTAGGCGTCTCCATAGTAGACAGGTTCAACAGACCTTCCGTTTCTACTCACAGCAATGGAGGACTTGGGCTGCCTGCTTTATCCAAGCTGCATGGCGTAGGTATTCCCGCAGGAAAATGGCAGAACTCCGGCGTAAAGAAGAAGTGGAGGaatatgaagaagaagaagaatatggTGAAGAAGACAAAGAAGCAAGGAGGTTAGTTGGGGATGGTGGTGGTTCATCCACCCTTGGTGCAACCATCTTAGCTTCCCGGTTTGCAGCTAATGCTCTTCGTGGCATCCAGAGGTTCCGGAGCAGCAGTTCTACAGAGTTGTTTAAACTGCAGAAGCCTCCAGAACCTGACTTCACCATTGAAGACACTGACTGA
- the LOC100241716 gene encoding putative cyclic nucleotide-gated ion channel 8 isoform X2 yields MNRCAFSLAGLTPWGRPNRHSSKSFRIGVKRGSEGLRHIGRQLRSEITKAMFPEDLKVSEKKIFDPQDKSLLLWNRLFVISCILAVSVDPLFFYLPIVDHQSSCLGIDPNLAVTTTTVRTIIDAFYLIRMAFQFRTAYIAPSSRVFGRGELVIDPAEIAKRYLQRFFFIDFLAVFPLPQIIVWKFLRKGEGLEVLETKQQLLVVVFLQYIPRFVRFIPLTSELKRTAGVFAETAWAGAAYYLLWYMLASHILGAFWYLFAVERYDACWHKACVESGKCEVNFLYCGNQHMKGYGAWQNISKTVIGMMCSLNDDNPPFNYGIYTQALSSDIIASESFFTKYCYCLWWGLQNLSTLGQGLQTSTYAGEVLFSITLAILGLILMALLIGNMQTYLQSLTVRLEEMRIKRRDSEQWMHHRMLPQGLRERVRRYDQYKWLETRGVDEESLVQTLPKDLRRDIKRHLCLNLVRRVPLFANMDERLLDAICERLQPSLFTEKTYIVREGDPVDEMLFIIRGRLESVTTDGGRSGFFNRGLLKEGDFCGEELLTWALDPKSSSNLPSSTRTVKALTEVEAFALTAEELKFVAGQFRRLHSRQVQQTFRFYSQQWRTWAACFIQAAWRRYSRRKMAELRRKEEVEEYEEEEEYGEEDKEARRLVGDGGGSSTLGATILASRFAANALRGIQRFRSSSSTELFKLQKPPEPDFTIEDTD; encoded by the exons ATGAATAGATGTGCATTTAGTTTAGCAGGACTGACCCCTTGGGGTCGTCCTAACCGCCATTCCTCCAAATCCTTCAGAATAGGAGTGAAAAGGGGTTCTGAAGGGCTCAGGCATATTGGTCGACAACTTAGATCTGAAATAACGAAGGCAATGTTCCCGGAAGATCTTAAAGTATCTGAGAAAAAGATATTTGACCCTCAAGACAAATCCCTCCTACTCTGGAATAGGCTTTTCGTCATATCATGTATTCTTGCTGTATCTGTGGATCCTTTGTTCTTTTATCTTCCTATTGTCGATCACCAATCAAGTTGCCTTGGCATAGATCCCAACTTAGCTGTCACAACTACAACTGTTCGTACGATAATTGATGCTTTCTACCTTATTCGCATGGCTTTCCAATTTCGCACAGCTTATATTGCACCATCATCTAGAGTTTTTGGAAGGGGAGAACTTGTGATAGATCCTGCGGAAATAGCTAAGCGATATTTACAGCGGTTTttcttcattgattttcttgCTGTGTTTCCCCTGCCACAG ATTATAGTTTGGAAATTTCTCCGCAAGGGAGAAGGCTTGGAGGTGTTGGAAACTAAACAGCAGCTACTTGTTGTTGTCTTTCTTCAATATATTCCCAGATTTGTCCGGTTTATACCTCTAACTTCAGAACTAAAAAGGACTGCAGGTGTCTTTGCTGAAACTGCTTGGGCTGGTGCTGCATACTACTTGCTGTGGTACATGCTTGCCAGTCAT ATTCTTGGAGCTTTTTGGTACTTATTTGCTGTAGAACGCTATGATGCATGCTGGCATAAAGCCTGTGTTGAGAGTGGGAAATGTGAGGTTAATTTTTTGTACTGTGGGAATCAGCATATGAAAGGTTATGGTGCTTGGCAAAATATCAGCAAGACTGTTATTGGTATGATGTGTTCCCTTAATGATGACAATCCACCATTCAATTATGGAATCTACACCCAGGCTCTAAGTTCCGATATTATTGCCTCTGAGAGTTTCTTTACTAAATATTGTTACTGTTTATGGTGGGGCCTACAAAATTTGAG TACACTTGGACAGGGGCTACAAACCAGTACTTATGCTGGAGAGgttttgttttcaataacaCTAGCTATTTTGGGGCTTATCCTTATGGCACTACTGATTGGAAACATGCAG ACCTATCTTCAATCCCTGACTGTTCGGCTGGAGGAGATGAGGATTAAAAGGCGCGACTCGGAGCAGTGGATGCATCATCGCATGCTTCCTCAAGGGTTGAGGGAACGAGTAAGACGGTATGATCAATACAAGTGGTTGGAAACAAGGGGAGTGGATGAGGAGAGCTTGGTCCAGACTCTACCCAAAGACCTCAGGAGGGATATTAAACGCCATCTCTGTCTCAACTTGGTTAGAAGG GTTCCTCTGTTTGCAAATATGGATGAAAGATTGCTTGATGCCATTTGTGAGAGGCTGCAACCGAGTTTATTCACGGAAAAAACTTACATAGTGCGGGAAGGGGACCCAGTAGACGAGATGCTCTTCATCATACGCGGTCGCCTTGAGAGTGTGACTACAGATGGTGGGAGGAGTGGGTTTTTTAACCGAGGCCTACTGAAAGAAGGGGACTTCTGCGGAGAGGAGCTTCTAACTTGGGCTCTGGACCCTAAATCTTCTTCCAACTTACCATCATCCACCCGCACGGTGAAGGCTTTGACTGAGGTCGAGGCTTTTGCCTTAACAGCAGAGGAGTTGAAGTTTGTTGCAGGTCAGTTTAGGCGTCTCCATAGTAGACAGGTTCAACAGACCTTCCGTTTCTACTCACAGCAATGGAGGACTTGGGCTGCCTGCTTTATCCAAGCTGCATGGCGTAGGTATTCCCGCAGGAAAATGGCAGAACTCCGGCGTAAAGAAGAAGTGGAGGaatatgaagaagaagaagaatatggTGAAGAAGACAAAGAAGCAAGGAGGTTAGTTGGGGATGGTGGTGGTTCATCCACCCTTGGTGCAACCATCTTAGCTTCCCGGTTTGCAGCTAATGCTCTTCGTGGCATCCAGAGGTTCCGGAGCAGCAGTTCTACAGAGTTGTTTAAACTGCAGAAGCCTCCAGAACCTGACTTCACCATTGAAGACACTGACTGA